GTTTAATGTTCTgtgtgtttttttctaaaattgcaatatttatgaATCATAGCTTTCCTTACACTATTTTTTCATGAAGGctgcattaaaataatgatttaataactttagaattataatgttcaaaaaacatatatataaatacaaaaaagattttacaaatgttatataaagtgaaatcaaagttaattattattagtaaaaatccATAcgtaacataatatacatatattggcttcatgattatatatatttttttatttttttatttttctagctataatattttagtcattttttcttttcaaatacgAATAAAATACCTCTTAATGATTATAAAATCCCCGTTTACCGAGCAGAGGTTAAAAAAACTACAGCACATAGAAAAATCATTTTctgttctatataaatatttatatagattttttccCATTTCAACTACGACTGTAcacatgttaaataatttttaaaataaaaaagaattggaaATGGATAGATTTGTAGTTATTGTAGGAACATTATACAAAACATTGAATTTGTTAACCAAACTAGGTATTAATATCTCCAAGGTGGAAAATATTCTGTTAGGCtttgtcatttataatttataattatttatattgtaaatgctTATCCCATGAAGTATCCTAGTacaatcattataatattacttaggtGAAGTAGTAATGTGTGTATTTTTAGGTTTAGAACTTAAGttggcaaaatatttttaactggcGGCAATATAGTCAGCTGTTAAGTTATTTATGTTTAGTGTTTTTTGGCATTTCAGCATGAATGGATTGACGCCTTAACAACGCTTCCAAattgtgcaaattttatttttgaaaatcatgGATCTGTTCGAAATACGTATTGCACACTCAAGTCTATTTTACGTCAATATAATTGTCTATCAGAGCATTTAATTCAATTAACTATGGAACGTTTTCACACCACGTTTACTATATGTGATAAAACGCATCCACAGAGACGTCGCACAGTGCGTACGTAAGTCATTTCTGCTGTAGAGTGTAGTGTAGAGAAAGACCCTTATTACTCTATCCATCATTGTGCACTTGAATTTGATATCCATGGAAGATTTTGTAGAAAGATTTTTGTTTGTGGGCTTACAAATCCAATTCGTGCCAGTATTGAAGCGACACAATCACTTAGCAAAGCGTAGATTCAGTGAATGgaccaaaaacaaaatttcagttGATCCCGATTTtcataaacaaactttatttgcGATGAAGATCACTTTTGGTTGAatatataagtcaataaaaaatgtgtgtataaaaaatgttatatattcagatgttttcaaatctatatagtgtaagaaattttgacaaataaaaatattgtaaattaaataatcgTTGTAGGTTCCTAAAATCATCGTAAAAAAAGTCATTGAAATATTTCGGTGGTTTAGATTAGAAAATTGCttctacttatatattttttactttcattatcCATATTGTACGTTTTTAATCGTTTAGAAAGTTCCTATCCAGTCTActgttattgttacaaataattttgttgtctCAAGCTGATGGagcatattttattgtattatagttCGGAATTTCGATTATTATCTTAAGAcgtattaatgtttatatttattaaagtcagtcatattttacaataaccaaTGATAATGTTATTTGTTCAACATACACAATTACATAAGTTGCATATAACTTCAACTTGAAAATGTATCtgtatgaaatacaaaataaagtattataattagttattaatttatactagCTTCGTAGAAGcatttattgtttttctaaaatgcaAGGGCTTTTTAATGCAGCTTACAAACCCAACACTAAAGTAATAGCAAGGactccttttaattttaaaatgcataatatatttacagtgttACGTTGAGTTGCTCGAATAATGGtactattgtaattaattgtttatcaGTACCTCTATTTAGAAATTTTATGCATTCTAACTGGCTATTTTGATACACAAAGTTATGTTTAATAGTTCTTAACCTTTTTCGTCTAAAATATAActacatcattatttttaataacaaatacaattttttctttcgtcacaattttattatgttcattagATTTACGGTTATTgcgtaacatgacatattttgGGTTgcatttaaaagtaagttatgTTCACATGACCTAATAGCTATTCCACCTTATATTGTTCcatagaacaataataataatgagtttcATGAAACTCATTAAATAAGCTATTGACAAacactttttttagatatttaattttactctaaTATTGAACTATAGagtttgaaacaaaacaatattagtcATATTCTGTGGAATATGTTTCGTGCGGAAAAGCTTATATTcagtaataacaaattttcacaaataaaaggCGAGTTAATACCAGTTTACTACAAAATAAGATCTTCTTCatagtgaaaatattaatataactcatACTATTTTGTAAGTATTGATACCAAATTTTAACcatcattttagtttatttcatatatatatatatatatatatatatatatatatatatataattaaattaacatcattgtattagtaatataatattccaaatattgatttaaaattttataattaagtaaacgGATGATCAACTGCTCAGCTGGAATAAAGTTGCATAATAAAAGCTTTACCCCGCAATAAGAATAAGACTAAGTTTTAATCAGAATAAATTATCCAAAAACCAATGGGACAAACTTCAAAGTTACGAAATTGCGGCTTTAATCAAAGTATCTGAAAAATGCATTTTCCATTAGAATTGACTTCGTATTGTAATATTACAGTTTGTGATAACGGGAATATcagaaaaatcttaaataaattttagtttataattttgattacTTTTATTCCTAACATAATTGTGTACAAGAAGTTGCTTGATTctgagttttacaaaaatatattagcGGAATGAGTGACTCATCACTGACCTTACCATTCTCTTTGATACCACTACTCAGGTATGAATTACGATATCATTTTTAAATGcctaaatcttttaatttttattttattttatgaatgaacaaaataaatttttaagaataaaaaagccaaaattttgaTTGTTTGAAATTCACATttgacattttattgaatataaaacaaaccaCGTAAAATTCTTCTAGCACTGTAGTTATTTCCACAAATCGACCGTAGGACTATTCCAAAAAGGATGGTCTAATAATAAGgtgattttatttcttgaaaaagtgacaaattattcataacaattataaatattagtgcTGTTAGTAAACATGGTTGACATAGAGGAATTTTACGAAAActgtattcataaataaatataaatcgtaaGTCATATTATCCACAAAAGTTTAACCACTAAAAGTTTGTAGCTCAGTCTAAAAGAGATGAATTATGTACTTGTTGCAACGATGGAGATTATGCGTTAATAAGTTTGTTTTGATAAGTTTATGTTTGATCTAGATTACTTGGTTGACTAACACTAAACCGTTAATCAAATGGGTACCACCAAGCGAAAAAAGCGATTGTATGCATTTGCAGcctatattaatattgttttattgtacgatgatataaaaattgttatatgctTTATTAGTAATCATTATATTGGCATCATTACTTCTCTATACCTCtctatacaatattattaataaatgcaactaattataattcaaatatgtattttccgaataataaaattaaaaatctaattttgtctCCACAAACCATAgaagaaatttgaaaatatgaaaagctctgaatgcattaaaatatgaatacataattagtagattttaagtattaaatacttcatgaatttattaattaaaattttggcaAAATAAGATTTAATGCTGCATCCCGATAAATGCTGCAAATTATATGTCTGATTTGCACCTTTCTTAATGATTTCTGGGGCGTGCCATGTAAACCTAACgcctacaaaattaaaagtttacaggatattacgttttttaaatatcgtatggacagaatacaaaattaaagacaGATATAAATAGCTATAGTCCAGCACCTCGATTGATACGCTTAACTAAAACACTAAGCAAAGGAAAACGATTTATTACCCAGATACGAAATCACAAAAGTAATGCTAGGAGATTGCTTcaagtaaattaagtaattatagcTAAAATATATTCCTACGTCTTTGCGCATTATTATTTTATCCTGTATCCTGTCTGGTAATATCctaatagtaatattgaaaatacgTCCCCCTGTGGTGGTCCTATAGACAACTAATTGAACCACATTGCCATGCTTGTCTCTATTGATTGTAATGCTCAGACGTGCTTAACACTGATTCAATTCATGTAGACAAACGATATGATCTTCATATTCCGTTATTAAATCCTAGGCACAATATACAAGCATTACAAATCATACTCCTTTAAGTATGATGCAGCCTTAACTGTGTATTAGGTGTACCGAAATTAGAAAGTTACGCTCGTATCTAGAAACCTTTTCTACAGAATAACGGGATCCTTAACGGATTGATTTATTAAACCacattaaattcaattcaataagattggaatttatataataaaaatatattttaactttgtacGGACCAGTcggtattatattcatatatgagGGCAAAACAGGTATTTCCGATTAGTTTAATAAACAGACTTACATTGGAAATAATggttatttatagaatataaaaagaCTAAAGCATTCTTATTTTAAACAACTCATAAAACTCATATCTACTCAGTTTATTCATGCAACGTCGATTGAACAGACATACAGgaagacagaaatgaatttttttgaagTTATAAGCCACTTAAGCGATAAGTATAACTCTGATAAGTtcgacgctcagccaataaactttCTAAAGgctatttttcagtattttattagtataataaactTGACTTACTTGACTTATTTCCTTTATTCCTTAGGTGGAACATAGGGCTGCCACAAAGTCACGCCATTCCTCTCTGTTCTCAGCCATCTGCTTCACGTTTTGCCAGGTTTTTCTTACAGTTCTCAACTCTTTTTCTGCTGTCCGTCTCCAGGTCATCCTTGGGCGGCCCCTTTTTCTATGGCCTTGAGGGTTCCAATCAAAAAACTATGTCTAGCTATGTTGTTATGGTCTCGTCTCATTGTATGACCTATCCAGCCCCATTTTCTGCGTCGGATTGTCAATTCGATTGGTTCTTGCCCACTCCTACGCCATAGTTTCCTCGTTTGTCACAGTATCTGGCCACCATATCCTGTGAATATTACGTAGGCAGCGATTTACAAACACCTGAATCTTCATTGTGAGCCGTTTAGTTACCTTCCATGTTTCACAGGCGTATAGGAGAACCGACTtcacattactattaaaaatccGTAACTTAGTGCTTTTTCTTATCATTGCCGATCTCCAAATAGGCCACAATTGTGAGAAGGCTTGCTTTGCCTTGCGTATTCTGCTGGCTATGTCCTCGTCTGCCCCACCATTTTCACTTATCATGCTTCCCAAATAACAGAAATTAGGAACTCTCTCAATACTTTCATCCCCGATCTTGAGATTTTCCTGGTTTTGACTATTGACTCGGATTTCTTTTGTCTTCTTAACATTAATTCTGAGTCCATCTCTAGCTGCTTCCAATCTGAGGTCATTTAACTTGCTCTGCATATCACCAAAGGTATGGGAAAGGAAACATAGGTCATCTGCAAAATCAAGATCTTCCAATCTCTCTGCCAACCTCCACTGTATACCTCTCGGTCTGTTAAGCGCCCTTCTCAAAACAACGTCAAGAACCATAAGAAAGAGAATAGGAGACAAAATACATCCTTGTTTAACTCCTGAAAGTACATGAAATGGTTCAGAAACTTTACCATGATGCACTATTTTGCAGGAATGACCACCATACAATGCCCTAactagattttattattttctggggAATACCAAACGTCTGCATTGCCTCCCATATTCTTCTTCTATCCACACTATCGTATGCtttttcaaaatctataaatGAAAGGTATAGTGTTGCTTGATACTCTGTAAATTGTTCTACAATAACTCTCAGTGTGTTGATCTGGTCTGCACAAGATTTTTCCTGCCCTAAAACCACTTTGCTCTCTTCTTAGCTTGTTGTCTACAGACTCTCTTATTCTATTTAGAATTATTCTACAAAGTATCTTGCTCGGGACCGATGTGAGAGTTATTCCTCTCCAGTTGTCACAATCTGCTAGATTCCCCTTCTTTGGTATTTTCACCAAAAGACCAGTATTCCAATCTTTTGGCACATATTCATTCTCCCAGATATCAGTTATTAGGGGGTGGATAAAGAGTGCTGCTTCATCTGCATTCAGCTTTAAAAACTCTCCTGGGATATTATCCTCTCCTGGGGCTTTACAATTTTTCAGCTTTCTGATAGCTTCAGCAATTTCCCTTTCCCCCTGGTGCATTCACTTCTATTCCAACCTGTTCGTTCATTACCATTGCAACATTTGCACCATTTGCATCTTGCTCTCTATCTTCTTCATCATTTTGGTTTACAGTGCGGTTTAGGACTTCCTGGAAATGTTGTCTCCACCGTTTTAAACTGCGCCTCTTCCGTCACCAACAAATCtcctgttttacttttaataggtTTACTGTCCGCAAAGGCTTTCCTTCTCGAGAGTCTTTTAGTTATCACATAGAGCGTCTTACTATCTCCCCTGTCAGCTGCCTCCTGTGCTTTATCCGCtagataatttatatacttcCTTTTATCTCTTCTAAAAAGTCTCTTAACATTTCTATTTGCTCTGCTATATTCTCTTGATGCAGCTTCTTTTTGATCTCGAGTTCTGCATTGATTGAGTATATGTTTTGCTTGTTTCCTATTCTGTATTGCCTCCCATGTTTCCTCGGAGATCCAGTCCGGCCTATTCTTATTCCTATAGCCCAAAACTTCTTCTGCTGTGTCTTGAAAGATTTCCTTGAAATTCTTCcattttttctctattttttctgAGGGATTTTCTCTCTCGTGAAGAGCTTCATCGTCAATGTCGTCCACCCTTAGAGCCTGGAATCTATTTTTCAACTGCATGCTAAACTGCACTTTCTTTGATTCATCTTTCAATTTGACCAAGTCCCACTTCCTCTGAGCACATTGGAGTTTTACCGCAGTCGATGATATCTTAAGCTGTGTGACTCCTATTATCAGGTGGTGATCAGTTCCCGCATCCGCTCCTCTTTTATTTCGCACATCAAGAAGTGATTTCCTCCAGGATTTGTCGATACAAATATGATCGATCTGGTTCTCTGTTTTACGATCAGGTGAGAGCCAAGTTACCTTATGGCAGTCCTTGTGGGGGAATACTGATCCGCCTATTACCAAACTCTGGTTTAAGCATAGGTCTGCTAATCTTTCTCCATTGTCGTTCATGGTACCCATACCATGTTTCCCCATCACAGACTCCCTATCAGTGTTGTCGTTTCCGATTTTGgcattaaaatcacccatcataATCCGTATATCTCCTCTTTTTATATTATGTAGTGTCCTGCTTAGCTGCTGATAGAAATGATCTTTCTCTTCCTCGTCAGAAACCTCAGTTGGTGCATAGCACATAATTATAGAAACTTTCCTAACTCTGGATACAAATCTTGCTGTTATGATCCTGTCAGAAATTGGGTTCCATTCTATTAATCCTTTTCTTGCTTGTTTGTTTATCATAATGCCAACTCCACTTGTATGGGCTTCACCCTCATCCTTCCCTGAATATAACAATACGTCCCCTTTTTCCATACGTTTCTCCCCAGCTCCAGTCCACCGGACTTCACTCAGCCCCAACAGCAGCAAGTTATATCTTTCCATTTCCCTTCTCACAGTTTCCACTTTCCCTGCTTCATAAAGTGTTTTAATGTTCCAGCATCCAATCCTAGTCCGAGTTTTCATTGCAAAGGTCGAGTCCAAAGTATCAGTCCGGCGTTTCTTTGTGTTAGATTCTTTAATCAATAGTCTTCAGATGTACTACTGGTGATTGGCCAATAGCATCCTAGCCTGGTGGAGGGGTTGCCTCCTTAAGACCTCCAGGCTTGCCTTGGATTGCTTCACCTGCCTTGGTGTCATGGCCCAGCCCTACTAGCCTGGGACGTGCAGGTGCACCATCCAGGTTGCAATCTAAATCCCCTAGGATAGGGGACCCCCTTCTCTCGTCTGCTCACTGACCCAAACCTCCGAAGGGATTGGTTACCACAACCTCAGCTTGAGTTGCTCAGTTTAACAGGGCCCGCCAGCTTGTCGGTGAGAGTGGAGTTGAAGAGGGAGAGGCTAGGTGATCGCTTGTGACCATGTATTACGCTTCCCTCTCCCCTGAAGCCCCATAATAAACTTAATATGTGAATAATAtccttttttaactattatacgTTGTCATCAATCTATTcagttttgattttgaatattgaaattaatttattgtattaactaGTTAGGTATAACGAGTGCTCTTCACACTATATAAATACCACGTTGTTATACTAGTGCACCACAAATTGATATagggtttaaatatatatatacctttgtTCATGTCGTTATTCATTACTATTAGAAATTTGCAAAATGTAGACGTTGGATCTTCTATGCTGTGGGTTCCATGTTATGGAACTTCATTGTTTAATAAATCCTTCATTGTTGCCGCATGCAGAACTTTGAATTCCAAGTAGCATTAACAAACTGGAAAACCGGACTCGGTTAacaatttaactttgaaaaaactCCCCTTCTTGGATTGGATGACCCCGGCTGCCAAGATCAATGGGGTCGACATGGGCGTCATTATGGAATGAATGACTgattaaatggatttaaaaacctattttctctgtaatgtgatatatatatatatatatatatatatatatatatatatatatatattatatatatatacatatatattatggGGGTAGCAGtaattgtattattgattttcatagaaatttttaaataacttaaaagtttataaacaggtttaaattattttttctactgCAGATGTGTATTAGTTTTTGTAGTTGGTTTTGGTTCAGGGTTTTTGTTACAGTAATTTCgccactgtaattttgttatAAGGAAATAGCTGTCTGTGATTATATCACATTAGGAGTTtttgaacaagaaaaaaattatttatgaactatttcttgaaatttctttatttgttttatatttaacttatccataaagtaaaatttaatcagTAAACACATACAAGGTCAAAGATAGTATTTTTCACTGGCTTGAGTAAAcgattaaattaataacaaataatgtttctAGTGCAGatgaaacattgttaaaaaatgtcATGAAGATCAACGTCTTATGTTGACGGATGGATGACCCATCATTCCTTCTCCAACAACAGTTTGTAGACTTACGCAGCTTTTGTCATGACTAAAGTCTAAGTGTTCCGGTTATTACCACGTTTAACCATTCCTGAAacgattattaaattattaaaatatgttggtcTCGTAGGGAAGGTGACAACTTTAGTCATCATAATGATAAACCCGAAATGCTAGGAATACATATCCTCCTGTACAGGGCAGTTGAAGAGGGAGACTTGTATCATGATTGGTTTTATATCATAGACTACCGCATTTTTTGACAATTTGACGATCTCTTATGTTGAACTTATATAAAATGGTATGGACTAGATAATTAACAACGTTcaatgaattataaaacattaccTCCAATTCaggattataatttttactacagGAAATTAAAGCCATTTTATGATCTAAAcgaactgttttaaatattacggaatatatttaataagataaGTGCTATAGTAAtacaatcatttattatttacaatgtattgtgtttgtaaaatCCACAAAACAAACATGGGAGTTTAATACTACTTAACATTTAATCATAATAGCAATAATGGAGCACAATGGAGGTATTACCTTCCGGCTCTGACAAGGTAGAAACTTCCCCAATAAACGGCACTAGAACAAACTTGGCTGTTTACTTTGCTCTAGTGTTGTTTGGTTCAGTTTGCCTTATTATAGACTAAATTCAAAAACAACGAGTGGGCAAGCGTGTGTGCTAAGAACAAACTTGAGACCTCGTTTGACTTTGTCACTTATTAGGTGTAAGTTATTTTTTGACATGATTTTCAGAATTGAATTCATGACATGAGAAAAAATAATTCtcatagataaatataaattaaatatttaaaaaattattattaaataaaagtatgacGAAGTTTCTTATGGAAATTCTTTACGGTATTATGtgaataaatataagataaatattgctttttttcaattcttttatTCCCTGTTTTGTAAAAGAATGTTCGACATCATGGTTCAGACTGGATAAAATCTTATAACTGTTACGCTTAATGGGTTTTAAACAGACCCTTGGTTTACTGTACTACCTAGTGTGCTTTGGCctttgaaaaagtatatattttggaGAAAACTTTGCCTTAAGAAGGAAATTATATTGATCATGCTTAATAATGATGTATATACAAAATAGGTTTCGTACAACTGTGCACAGTTTAAGGGAGGTTTTTTTCCTTGATCAAATATCCATTATAATCATTCTTGTATAGGAACTTTTAGATTTCATACATTCATATACACCAAGTTATTTCCTAATGTGGGCAGAAAAAGACTTATgtagaaatttcttttatttacagtTCAAAAAATAAACTCGAAATCGTATGTGCAGCAGCATCTAGTCGTTCTCTCTTCACGCTGCACTGGTAATTGTAGAGGGGTGCTCATAAATGGACTCTCGCAGTTCATTGCACTTTCATACAATTCAATGCCCCATGAGTATAGGTTTATGTCACAACCCGTCAACTCTACCCGCTACTCATAGTAGGCttacatatttgctaaaaatacATAGTGTTTTTTTGCATTTGGGTTACCTTGTTTTCAGATTCTGTTGATATTTGTATATCAAAatcaagtttatatatatatatatatatatatatatatatatatatatatatatatatatatatatatatataatattgttatttacacacacacacacaccttgcGGTAAAAGTCTGAGAAAGCGTTCGTTAAAGAAAGGGAACAAGAAAATACAGTGGTAATCTTGTCATATTTAATCTTTATCCtgacatatattttgattttctgAAACCAATATTGAATACCTTAGTAAGAGAGTGACTATACTTCGGAGTGATTGCGTAAGTTGGCTTAATTATTGGGATGaaatcttattaaatataatcCATCTATTGAATTTGATCCGAAATAATtaactgatcaagcacttcatatTATTCCTCTGTATAACCCTTTATTCTTAACATTGCTCACACTGAACTTCATCATTTATCATATTAggcatatttttaattctaattaaagATCATcggaattgtaaaaatataatttttgtttcagtgaTACAAGGTGGATTTAAATTCCCTGTCATGAAAAAAAACGAAAAGGTTTgaagttgaaataatattataatatttatcccataaatatgtttaatttatttattatttaattttagggaattaattaattgaaggatttattatttaataaataatattatccgTTCAAGTTGAAAAACGTAATCAATTTGAAGCCATTGGATTTTTGATcacagtttttagaaatattatgaaacatatcAACTTCTAGTtacaatttagaattttgtaaCCTGCTTTTTGAGCATTGTGATAAAGCTTTGCACCTCTCTAAAAATAGGCTGAGTTTTTTTGTTCACTATTTACATATAATTGTTCAGATAGGGCTAAACATAAATTCGTTCGATTGAAACACGTCACTTGTAGCAATTATTTTAGGTCTGATAGTGCAAGCCATTATTACGCTAAAGTACTCGATGTAATGTACCATGGAGCGCTTTCTCCGACGCTTCTATTTTGTTCCATGATACATTATATACCTCAGTCTACCTATCTCTTTTTAAAGgtcctattatttatttataactactgTAGTTCTTTGCTTTTACACCTTGATaatcaataagtttaaaatttaaattcgcGTTTTCTAATAACATGATTATTTTAGGCTGAGCCTTAGAAACACCTATTACTCGAGgtgctgaaaatattatttatgtctgtctaaCCACATGATATCTtggaaacaaaataacatatggATTTCAAAATATTGCGTGAAGCTA
This region of Homalodisca vitripennis isolate AUS2020 unplaced genomic scaffold, UT_GWSS_2.1 ScUCBcl_3380;HRSCAF=8882, whole genome shotgun sequence genomic DNA includes:
- the LOC124372499 gene encoding craniofacial development protein 2-like, giving the protein MERYNLLLLGLSEVRWTGAGEKRMEKGDVLLYSGKDEGEAHTSGVGIMINKQARKGLIEWNPISDRIITARFVSRVRKVSIIMCYAPTEVSDEEEKDHFYQQLSRTLHNIKRGDIRIMMGDFNAKIGNDNTDRESVMGKHGMGTMNDNGERLADLCLNQSLVIGGSVFPHKDCHKVTWLSPDRKTENQIDHICIDKSWRKSLLDVRNKRGADAGTDHHLIIGVTQLKISSTAVKLQCAQRKWDLVKLKDESKKVQFSMQLKNRFQALRVDDIDDEALHERENPSEKIEKKWKNFKEIFQDTAEEVLGYRNKNRPDWISEETWEAIQNRKQAKHILNQCRTRDQKEAASREYSRANRNVKRLFRRDKRKYINYLADKAQEAADRGDSKTLYVITKRLSRRKAFADSKPIKSKTGDLLVTEEAQFKTVETTFPGSPKPHCKPK